The Arachis hypogaea cultivar Tifrunner chromosome 14, arahy.Tifrunner.gnm2.J5K5, whole genome shotgun sequence genome has a segment encoding these proteins:
- the LOC112744383 gene encoding uncharacterized protein: protein MPPMSQQPVFIFLCVLIVKLSWVASEKSEANALLKWKASLENQSQVALSSWKNGTTPCRWTGIQCDRSNSITAINLENYLLKGTLHALDFSSLPNLLTFNIYNNFFHGTIPPQIGNMSKINRLNFSLNPFDGSIPQEMWTLRSIRWLDLSFCNYLTGPIPSSIANLTNLSYLDLGGNNLSCPIPPTIGKLNNLAFFSIESSNIRGSIPHEIGMLSNLEYLDFIGNNLTGNIPSTIANMSKLNQLLLSNNTLSGPIPPFLWNMSNLTLLWLNSNNFSGTIPTSVGNLANLASFNVEMNQLSGFIPSTIGNMTNLVEITLDFNNFEGHIPASVGNLINLETLSLQENLLSGTIPDTIGNLKRLSMLQLSSNMLRGNIPQAVNNLTNMNGFFVDDNYLIGHLPPQICLGGSLASFIAQNNRFTGPVPSSLKNCSSIVYITLQDNHLEGDISQDFGVYPNLNYIDLSNNKFHGQISSNWGKCNSLEVLIIAKNNISGGISPQITEATKLGRLHLFSNQLTGNIPKELGNMTNLFELRIDNNHLSGNIPPEIGLLQGLSHLNLAGNELSGNIPRQVVQLSNLLELNLSNNKLEGSIPSDFKSLETLNSLDLSGNLLNGTIPRVLGELKNLQWLSLSRNNLSGTIPSSFNGMSSLTFVNISYNQLDGPLPNNRAFLHASIESLKNNKGLCGNVTGLVPCPGSPSGKSHKVMSLVLLLIFGVLALALCVIGVSVYILCRKARKKEAPAKEMQPEEQFSIWSHDGKMSFETIIKATNNFDDKYLIGIGGQGSVYKAELPSMVVAVKKLHMESDAEDKLNWKAFENEIQALTEIRHRNIIKLYGFCQHSRFFFLVYKYLEGGSLNHVLGDEKLATAFDWERRVNVVKGVANALSYMHHGCNPPIVHRDISSKNILLDSDYEAHVSDFGTAKFLQPGSNWTTHAIVTYGYGAPELVQTMEVTEKCDVYSFGVLCFEILMGKHPADMINSLLSPSTASITYNLLLVDVIDQRPPHPEKSVVGEIMLITKWALECLSQSPQFRPSMHQVSKELMMGKSPFSDDHFPMIRLGQLNEELLESPLV, encoded by the exons ATGCCACCTATGTCCCAACAACCTGTCTTCATATTCCTTTGTGTCCTTATTGTAAAACTCTCTTGGGTTGCAAGTGAAAAGAGTGAAGCAAATGCACTCTTAAAGTGGAAGGCCAGCCTGGAGAACCAAAGCCAAGTTGCCTTATCATCTTGGAAGAACGGGACAACCCCATGCAGATGGACAGGAATTCAATGTGATAGATCCAATTCCATAACCGCCATCAATCTTGAAAATTATCTTCTCAAAGGTACACTCCACGCTCTAGACTTTTCCTCACTCCCCAACCTCCTCACCTTTAACATCTACAACAACTTCTTTCATGGAACCATTCCCCCACAAATTGGTAACATGTCCAAAATCAATCGTTTGAACTTTTCTTTGAATCCTTTTGATGGTTCCATCCCTCAAGAGATGTGGACACTGAGAAGCATACGCTGGCTTGATCTTTCCTTCTGTAATTATCTAACAGGACCCATCCCTTCTTCCATTGCAAATTTGACAAACTTATCGTATCTAGATTTGGGAGGCAACAATCTCTCCTGCCCCATTCCTCCTACAATTGGCAAACTGAACAACCTTGCCTTTTTTTCTATTGAGTCTAGTAACATTCGAGGTTCCATTCCCCATGAAATCGGAATGTTGTCAAATCTAGAGTATCTTGATTTCATAGGAAACAATCTCACTGGCAATATCCCTTCTACAATTGCTAATATGAGCAAGTTAAATCAACTTTTACTATCTAACAACACCCTCTCTGGTCCAATCCCACCCTTCCTATGGAACATGTCTAACCTCACCTTGTTGTGGCTTAATTCCAATAACTTTTCTGGAACTATCCCTACCTCAGTAGGAAACTTGGCCAATTTGGCGTCCTTTAATGTGGAGATGAATCAACTTTCTGGATTCATTCCTTCCACAATTGGAAACATGACAAATCTTGTTGAGATTACTCTCGACTTCAACAATTTTGAAGGACACATTCCTGCCTCTGTTGGTAATTTGATCAACTTGGAAACCTTAAGTCTCCAAGAAAACCTTCTCTCAGGAACTATTCCTGACACAATTGGAAACTTGAAACGGCTCTCCATGTTACAATTGTCATCCAACATGCTCAGGGGCAACATTCCGCAAGCCGTTAATAACCTTACCAACATGAATGGCTTTTTTGTAGACGATAATTATCTCATTGGCCACTTGCCGCCTCAAATCTGCTTAGGTGGTTCACTAGCATCCTTCATTGCTCAAAACAACCGTTTCACTGGTCCAGTACCAAGCAGCTTGAAGAACTGCTCTAGTATTGTCTACATAACTTTACAGGATAACCATTTGGAAGGAGACATATCACAAGACTTTGGTGTTTATCCAAATTTGAATTACATTGATCTAAGTAACAACAAATTTCATGGCCAAATTTCATCAAACTGGGGCAAGTGCAATAGTCTTGAAGTCTTGATCATTGCCAAAAATAATATTTCCGGTGGTATATCGCCACAAATTACTGAGGCTACCAAGCTGGGCAGGCTTCATCTTTTTTCAAACCAATTGACCGGAAATATTCCAAAAGAACTGGGGAATATGACAAACTTGTTTGAACTCAGGATCGACAACAATCATCTTTCTGGAAATATTCCACCCGAAATAGGATTGTTGCAAGGTCTCAGTCACTTGAACCTAGCAGGAAATGAGTTGAGTGGCAACATACCGAGACAAGTTGTTCAGTTATCTAACTTGTTGGAATTGAACTTGAGCAACAACAAATTAGAAGGAAGTATCCCCTCTGACTTCAAGTCATTGGAAACTCTCAATTCTCTTGATCTTAGTGGGAATTTGTTGAATGGTACAATACCAAGAGTgcttggagaattgaagaacttgcAGTGGTTGAGTCTCTCTCGCAACAATCTTTCTGGCACAATTCCATCTAGTTTTAATGGCATGTCAAGCTTAACTTTTGTCAACATATCATACAACCAGTTAGATGGGCCTCTTCCAAATAACAGAGCCTTTCTTCATGCTTCAattgaatcattgaaaaataACAAAGGCTTGTGTGGAAATGTCACTGGCTTGGTGCCATGCCCAGGCAGTCCTAGCGGTAAAAGTCACAAGGTCATGTCATTGGTTCTGCTTCTTATCTTTGGAGTATTAGCACTAGCACTTTGTGTGATTGGTGTTTCAGTATATATTCTTTGtagaaaagcaagaaagaaagaagCCCCGGCCAAAGAAATGCAACCAGAAGAACAATTTTCCATATGGAGTCATGATGGAAAAATGTCATTTGAAACCATCATTAAAGCTACCAATAATTTTGATGACAAATATCTCATTGGAATCGGAGGGCAAGGATCCGTTTACAAGGCTGAGTTGCCAAGTATGGTTGTTGCTGTGAAAAAACTTCACATGGAATCAGATGCGGAGGATAAGTTGAATTGGAAGGCATTTGAAAATGAGATCCAAGCATTGACAGAAATCAGGCACCGAAACATCATAAAGCTGTATGGTTTTTGCCAGCATTCACGATTCTTCTTTTTGGTATACAAGTACCTGGAGGGTGGCAGTTTGAATCATGTACTAGGTGATGAAAAGCTAGCAACTGCATTTGACTGGGAAAGGCGGGTGAATGTGGTTAAAGGAGTTGCTAATGCTCTGTCATATATGCATCATGGTTGCAATCCCCCTATAGTTCATCGTGACATATCAAGCAAGAATATTCTTTTGGATTCAGACTATGAAGCTCATGTCTCTGATTTTGGGACAGCTAAGTTTCTACAGCCTGGTTCAAATTGGACAACACATGCAATAGTCACCTATGGCTATGGTGCTCCAG AGCTTGTTCAAACTATGGAAGTGACCGAAAAATGTGATGTATATAGCTTTGGAGTGCTTTGTTTCGAAATCCTTATGGGAAAGCATCCGGCAGATATGATAAATTCATTGTTGTCGCCATCAACAGCATCAATAACATACAATTTGCTATTGGTTGATGTAATTGATCAAAGGCCTCCTCATCCTGAGAAGTCAGTTGTTGGGGAAATCATGTTGATCACAAAGTGGGCGCTTGAGTGTTTGAGCCAAAGTCCACAATTTCGGCCAAGCATGCATCAAGTGTCTAAAGAACTCATGATGGGAAAATCACCTTTCTCTGATGACCACTTTCCCATGATCAGACTTGGACAACTCAATGAAGAGTTATTGGAATCTCCACTCGTGTGA